The Nymphalis io chromosome 3, ilAglIoxx1.1, whole genome shotgun sequence genome contains the following window.
TTAATAGATTCTTCTAATGACATATTGCCaaactttcttttttaatttatatattttcttttattactaataatctAATCCATCATGTACCTAAAATAATGttactattgaaatatttatatattttcattgcgAGACATTTTATGACGtttaatgtgaaaaaaatatatactaatagcAATTCtacatttgatattatttataaaaacaaatacattttactagatttttaatttagttttctaaatagtgtaaaattataatcatctTCATAAGAAAATCTTGAGTACtgtgtaattaatttgtatatagatATGATTGTTAACTGATTGTCATTTGTgagtataataatatgtaatattataatattacagataTAGAGTATAatagtatgtaatatttaataagcttttactttttttatagaatatgaaaacggacgagcgtatgggccacctaatggtaagtggtcgccaatgtccatagacattggcattgtaagaaatgttaaccatcgctttaaatgcgccaccaaccttgggaactaaatgttatgtctcttgtgcctgtaattacactagctcactcaccctttcaaccggaagacaacaataccaagtactgctgttttgttgtagaatatctgatgagtgggtggtacctacccagaagagcttgcacaaagatctaCCACCAGGCGAAGTAGaccatattattatcaataatcaGAATCAATTTAATCACAAAccgtaacaataaaaatatataggtacCTTAAATCTTTGTAATGTTGCggtatattttgaaaacaattccCAATTTTGTAGCAACAAAACTTCATACAACTTGTTTTAAGTTTGATTTGATAATAACTTTAGTAGTACAAAATGAATTCAGTGGGCAGCAAggattcattaaaacaaaaaaaaaccattggtTTATTTCATTTAGATTTGCAAGGAGAATGTCATTGGGAAACTTGTGAAGTTTGAATATTGTAACTTTGGTCAAAGACAAGTTAAcagtttacaaaaataaatattgtctttCCAACAActtcattttgatttaaaaaaatatacagctgTCAAAGTCAAAACccctttataatttatgatagaGATACACACtagacaaataaaattacttgcAACCGGAACTAAAAAATTGAAGTGCTGTTCATATATAAGCAGTCTTATTCCAAAACCACGTACACGCTGGTCCAGCATGTTAGGCCGATGTCGGGCTAACTTACTTGATCCAAAGAACTACTGTTAACATGTTGCACTTGACATATAGTTAATTCGGTATTAGCCGTTTGGTAAGGATCGatgtagatattatatatatatatatatatttttttttactattcagtaaaaatatatatactattcagtaaatatatatagatagccGAACGagtatcttgtgcctgtaattacactggctcactcacccttcaaatcggaacacaataatattaagtactgctgttttgcagtagaatacctgatgagtgggtggcacttACCCAatcgagcttacacaaagctctaccaccagtaaatataacaGTTATAGCCGCTCAATAtgcttataaagaaaataaaaagtgcCACTCCAAGCATTAgtagttagtaacagcctgtaaatgtcccactgctgggctaaggcctcctctcctttttttttttttttgagcagaaggtttggagcttattccaccacgctgctccaatgcgggttggtggaatacacatgtggcagaatttcgatgaaattagacacatgcaggtttcctcacgatgttttccttcaccgaaaagcacgagatgaattataaacagaataatataatactccaagcatatttagtttaaaataataattataattatcttctTATATTTCTAatcagaactttttttttaaatctaaatgtaATCGAAATCAATTTCGGAAATAAACATAtactttcataaattatattattataagactagtaaataaaattagttaccATTATTGTACATTTAGGGTCAAACTGCGCCATAATGATCTTATCAAAAAAACATGCTTTATGCCAGAAACACTACGTTTTACAAAAACGTATTATTCATTGTAAGTTAATTGTACACTACGTGATGGAGATCCCgtggcactcctcgttaagacggaaagggtaccgcttgttttttagtgggtattccgatgttcgaggcgcactcggtgccttagacaccggcgagccccccACTGTTTCTTATTACTGCTGGTTTACTGTTTACTTAGCTGTGTTTTACTGTTTACTTAGCTGGATCGCGCTAATTTTGCCAACAAGGCTTAGTGCATAATTTACCAACTATAATTTTAGAAGTGTTTACaaataaggtatattatttaaagccgAATAAATCCAggtgtcaaataaaaaatatttatttcaaaaataaaatataccatacaaaaaataaaaataaaaaaataaaatttagaattattCAACAAATACAGTATCACGAGCACTAGCATATAAAAGTCTAACAGAATCGCAATATCCAACACCTCGACGAAAACTTGTTACTACAACGTAAGCGTCACCTGCACATAACATCCTTTTTGCTTTGCAATAATCAAGAGCTGAATGTATACGGTTCTCAACTTCTAGAATCCATGTATTTTTAGCATCTTCAAAGTAGTGCATAGCTCGTATGCCTCTCCAGAACCGTAATTGTCTTGCGGCATGACAAGATCTCGTGACAGCTACGATAGGACAAGCTGGCTTAGCATGCGAAAGTATTTTTGCAGTACGTCCAGAGtttgttaaacaaattataacaaCTGCTTGAGAACGCATAGCCAACTCGACTGCAGTTACACATACAGCTTTAGAAGGCTCTTCGAGTGTattttgcattaattttaaattgccgTACGTTTTTGGTTGCCAGACTATACTTTCAGCTTGTCTACAAATAACCGCTGCAGCCGCTATACAATGTTCCGCCATACGAAACGCGTCGAATGACGGAGAAATTTTTTTAAGAGGTGAATCATAATGTATTTCCAAAGAAAGAACATCAGCACCATCCAAAACAAGATTTGCAATGTCAGTTACACACAAAGTAGGAATTTGTTCGTTTATAACAGCCTTACATATACAAGGCTTTCCAGCATAATTACATTTAGCTAAAATAACTTTCtgagcaataaatattttttctacggGTAAATCTGTACTCAAAACACATTTATCAATGTATATTCCATCAGCTTCTGATAGTAAAATGTCAATGTTGTCTAGACCCACAACTGAATCTATACAAGCAAAGACAAGAATATGTTTGCCTTTTTCGGAAAGGATATTTCTGACGTAACGTATATCTTGAGAATTTTGCGCATTAGGTACCAAAACAGCATCTATGTCAAAAGCTACTGCCCAAGCTATCTGATCTTCCATGTATTCAAAAGGTTGTTGTGAAGAGTCGGACGAAATTAAGTCAAAAttctcaagattttttttattaccagtaTCGACATCATTTGGAACTTTAGTTATTCTAACCGTCATTTTAGCTCCAATTGTGCCAccacttaaaatattacattcaatAGAATCATCTCCAACTTCTAACACAGATAGCTTAATTTTTCCTGATGTTAAACTATCAATATAGATAATATCACTTGGGTGTAATTCGGTTAAATGATCGTATCCAATAAATAAACAGTCTATCGTACCACATTCTCGCCAACTTGGGTCTGTTGTCAGtctaattatttcattttgaacTAGCTCAATCATGGTGTGGGGACCACCTTTCAGATCCCCGGTTACAATATCGGGACCTCGTACGTCAACAATTAATGCTAAAGGATAAACGTATTCAAGTTCTGTACTGTAATTAAACACAGCCTGCCGTATACTTTGTATCAATTGTGCACTAGCATCGGGTTCCAAATCTCGCAAATTTAATCGTGCTACAGTCATTCCCGAGGCAATAAGTCTTTGTATAACCGATGGTTCTTTATTATTCATACCTATTTCACACATAAGGCCTGACTGAAGTTCTTCGCAaggatttttatgaatattcaaattgcaataatgtaataatagtgAGGATTCAATAGGGCgttcattttcttttaaactaGAAATTGCTTCGAGAGGAATATGCCAAGGTAAAGCCATATTGTGTAATCTAtacaaaaattactttaataagcttaaatcgttataaaatattatagatacaCCACTTCACAATATTTGCAAAAAAACTAATTTGTCACACTGACTATATTATTTGCAACAATCATTTGTTTCGAGTTGACAAAAAGTCGATACAGAATCAATCTCGAATTTATATGATCATGTCAAAAATGTCAGTATGAATTTCGTAGGAAGTTTTACAATGTTCGACAAAGTTATTTGACTTGACTTAAATTcctataatttcaaattacttttGCGTACTTTAATGAGTTAGGTTGTcaccatatataaaataatgttaactgATTGTACCTTGTTCGTATGAATCTTTTTAGTTGGCCTTCATAAAAGTTTGAAAGCGGGTAGTAAGGCTTATTTAATGAGAATACGTTGGGGACGCTCCTTTAGCTTacgcaataaattaaatttaatgatgtGGAATATCGGTGTAAGACCGACGCGTGTGCCGTGACGTTGCCATCACGAACACCGTCATGAAGCTCTCATACTTATGCTATCATTGCCGCTCTCTACGCAACGTGCACACATGGAGCGGAACAgcacttaaaataataacaatatttttgttttataaacggAACTCtaaccttatatttattttttgattttctttaattaaaaatttaattcaaatttttccATCTGCCAGGCGTGACGACATTTTtagcgataataataatatattttatgataattttttattaaaaaggtgTGTTTGTGTATACAGCTTAACCTTTCAAACGTAGTACGGTCTACAAATAATTGAGATTGCGTGACATATATCGTggtgtcatttaaaaaatatgtcatccagattttataaatattctattgtaCATGTGAATAGATACATAAAAAGCTTATTAAGCTTCTTCTGATATTATTTGTTGCCGTATATGACACTCagattaatatacaataaaaaaatattcaaaattattttcgtaCGAGTATCCGATTTATTGTAGCGAAGATAACACGCCGCGGgttgtgaaaaattaaaaaattatgaacgAGGTTGCTTGACTGCGTGTCACGTTTGTTCTTTGGCAGAATAATAAAACGCGTTAGTTTATTTTGTCAAACTCTTTTAATGATTGTTATTGTCAAAGgtgtaatttgtaaataaagtgTTTAGTGAAAAGCTTGTGAAAAAGTGGTCACTGTGTTTTCTATAAAGTAACTTTCTTGTACCTGCCGTTTGTACTGTGCGACCGTGAAGGTTGAGAATGTTACGTCATTTTACCATTGGTGTCTGATATGAACTTATTTGTTTCCCATTGGACTATGTCAAGTTGGAttttgtgaaaatatatttataaatcttcaaAACTTTTGGTAAGtgtttaatgtacaaaatatttataagtcctTTTAGACCGGCTGCAAGAAGATGCCGCCATGTTATTTAGTTTTGCTGTCAACTACTGGTCGCGGTTAGCCCTGAAACATTAGTATTTATCATTGTTCTAAAAACATAATGTTAAGCAATAcgataaaatttacaacaaacTTATCGGTGGTTGTTTCCTATGGATAAAATAACTCCATAATAAACCAATAGCTTAGTTTTGTTTACTGTGTTTTATTGACTGTCAATGTAATGACGTCATGGTGCGAGCTGTTCACTATCTACTGATTGATGCCTAGAAGCAATTTTACTACTTTTAGTGAAAAGTGTAACTTAAGGGTATCATTTACTACTTATGGAATTAACGTAGAATCTTCTTGGTGatcttattaaataatcatcacaaggtttatattaaaaaaagttattataaatttcaaaatgtgatattaatttgacaacataatatttcataaaaataatacaatactttTTGATAACTGATATATCGATAAACAACTGGCTGAAACTTTATATTCAAATGTATAATTTACAGACCTGGCatgattataacaaattaattaacttaataatattcaagtttgaatttaatttgtgtgtaaGGTAAACTTGTAATCAATAGGCTATTTATTTTCTCATCACCAATGCTATTgtaggtaatatttaatattgaaataacaatACTAATAAGCATTATCATATCATATGCTTATACACATAGTGATTTCTATCTTCATAATTCTTATATGGATGgagaacattaaatttatttttctagttaatgattttgtatttatagtaaACATTATGGATTGATATATGTGGCAAAGCAATCAatgttatttactaaattaaaagattggtcataacaataataacatgttatgaaataaaatctgTTAAATAAAACTGATTCTTAGAATTGTATATCActagcatttatttaaatattataaagtggtATCCAGTACTTTCACTTTAGATAATATGATTGTGTTTCATATACTGGATGACTAGATAATTAAATGCATctcattcaataaatttatgcCTATTGCCTGCTACATGCTACAATCAGGTTGAATTTTTGAGTTGTAATGAATTATGTATGATAGAatagtatgatttttttaatataatataggcAGGTGGATATGGAAATGGAAatttgatggtaaatggtcactaccGCCCCATATACATACATTGGTGCTGTATGAAACATCAACCATTTCATACACTGCCGATGCCCcgccaacctttggaactaaattgtattgctgtttgatagaagaatatataatgagtggtaCTTACTGCTTAGTGATAATTATGTTATGTAGTTGTATCACCTTTTTCAATACAcagattatttaattcaaaaggtTTTTAAATCAGACCCTGGTAGATCCTGAGATTGGTGCTTTCAAACAATTACACTcttcttctttataatattagtataagtaattgtttgaaaaaaagaaTGCTTTCTCAAAAAgagaatattcttaaaatatattttttattggctttattatgtattataatataaggcttgtatgttatataattaatatagagtgattaaaatacataaaaatgatcaattttcaattataaggCTCATGGTGAGTTTCCACCAATAGTTGACAATTGCTCTATCTGCAAATCTTAAATATGTCATCAATGATTATACAACATTGCAACTTATAGTAATAACAGAATCTTGAGGCAACACTAAGGTTGttacaatttttcttttatggAGAATGTGGAGGCAGCTTTGAGTTTGTTAATTGAATAGTTAATTTGTTGatcatgtaagaaatataaatatttaaaaaaaaatcttgtacaATACTTCACATTACCTACTCGTAAccagtttttgtttaaattaacttGTTATTGTATGTGAGTCatcattagaaatatttaaattataatgatatctttagattaaaaaagtaattaataaaaattaaaaaaaaaaggttggccaaaattttttataaaagtttgtatatagtaatttgtgtataaaataacaaaaagtactTTGTATTTTCACCTTTTTAAAACTAGCCTAACTAATGAAGCATGTagccatataaaaataataatttgcttaCCTTTAAACCTTAGTCAAGAGCTTGAGGGTGAACATGTACAATCACTTGATAAATGTATAAGCTTTCCCacacctttgtttttttttttgcacaaaaatatacaataatatataacaattatatgtaaaaatagtaattatgtcaattttcatagaaaaatatttttaattcatcatttGTGTGACTATAAACAATGTATTGTCTGGAGAACATTTGTCATGAGGTTGAATCATCCACTTGGAATGTGTCAattgttcataataataatatgtttcatACCTCAATTACCTCCAGTTCTTAAATCAGCAGATCAATCTCAAACCATACCCAAATCTTAACCAATTAAACTTTAATCTGAATTTTTATGGTTTGATTACCAACAGTGTCACTCTTTCTTATCTCTTCTGTTTTTTAAAACTgcactatattataaaactttatgaaATATACCTTTTATTGATATCTGATGATTTAttgatgtttgttttataattacatgttttttaattgaaagtagaaaaaaatattatcctagCACAGCCATTACAATGACCATTCttaattttacaaacaaataatttgggatcaaatgctTCTGTGTGGTGTGTTatggtataatattatttgttttatcaattaatgatgataagttgataataaattaaaaaacttaagaaCACACTCTTTTTCAACCCTGCTACTCTACTCTACTTTCATTTCCAAAGccaataaatcttaaattttaaactacTTTCCCACCCTCAATTCAACAAGTTTTTTGTtccattaatattgaaaatcctTTTTGTATTTTCTCATCTAGGTAGGTGTATATATAGCTTgacaaaatatttgcatttaaattttactgatctcttaatatttgtaatttgaaaaAGATTCAGAGGTAAAACATTGAGATGCTTGTacatagtattattaattaatgtactgTATAAATTAACTGATTAATTGAAATTACTCAGTTAAGCTGTGTAATCTCCAGTTCAAAAGGGGTTTTGATAAccagtgataaaaaatattaatacaatttagatatagttttattaacatattcttATATCCTTTCTATAATTTGTTGAGAAAACTTTCTTTAGCAAATATTTCTTTGCGACAAAAGATAATTTTGCAACAACTCTATCTgctgacaataaaaaaaaatgttacataattaattacgcGGCTCCAGTTGAATTTGAAtgtcataaaattatcaattgatCAAGGGATATCTTATGTCTTAATTCCAATAATTTCAAGATATACTTGATATGGCTCACTGGTATTTTCATGTTACTGCGTATTATATGATGATTCGTATAACAATTTCTATTATCATTACTGTTACTGAGAagtttttgcttttaaattgtCACAAGCAATGTCAGTAATGAGTTACAATTTGTATAAGGGCTAAATTAAccacgaaaaataaaatttacacaatttacacaattttatttttatttattcttcgtgaaaagataataaatttacatgGCTATTACATggctaacataaaataattttcactaCAAAAATTGCGCCGCGCCTTGATACTTATACCCtttcatacaatataattactttgGACTTTGTGAATTGTAAATGCTGTAGGTACTATATTCTTATGGTGTATGTAAGCTCGACTTTCTTTTGAATAGgtacatgttttatttaacagtatttttaaaacgagtggaaaaaatgtattttataaaaatattttattcttaaagtctgtatacgtattattattaccttacgattcttaaaataaaatcacatttcGGTTTAAGTTTTGaactattttatgaaatagatttCAACTTCTCATTTCTAATTAAACCGGTTAGTCTTTTTATGACTaccttgaaatattttaaacgttttaaataagTTGATTACAgacttttaatattgtaagcGCAAAATTCGGAACGTATTGGTGTATCGTACCATTCAGCTTAATACTGGCTTTACCGTTACTCCGTTATCGCTTGCATAACTAATTTCcattcaattaattttcatgctatataaaatttagtttttcttaTTGTTACGATTACTACAATATGTCACACATTGTAACCGTACACAGATTTTCTTTCAAGttacgtaaaattaaagtaaacaataaatttaatttcgaaGGACcaaaattacaattgaaaagaaataaactattaatCGTAAAGCTGGTCAAGATTAAAATGATTACATGTTGTATGATAACTAATTGTTCTTTATTCATTGCGGACAGGATTGTCGTTCATTGTCCTATCCCAATCACTTCTATAATAAGTAAGCTTATTGAAAGTAGGCATATTGGCGAATCTATAAATCATCTTTAATTTAATgtcattttctaaatattacgACGATTGATAGTCATCGAAAACGCTACAGTAGAAGCGACACAATTTGTCGCAATTACGACTTGGATTTGCTCTTTTCTTAATGTGTTTTATCAGCTATCACTACCTATACAGTACCAGTCCTCACAGCTATAGAAGGaagaaataattagaaaaacttCTAGTGGTTTTccgatattaatatataatatgaattatcatCATATCATCATCCGTTTTTGGCTACTTCTTAGTTATTGACTTTTCACATAACCGTCCAAACTAAGCACGAAATATAAGCTAAACAAATTACTCATGTAAAAAGTGATTCGTTAACTTTCCTACGTCCTATCGAACATTACAGCAACTTTAGCAGTATAGTATAGTGCAAACATAAAGATCGATCTCTGGAAGTAGAGATCGTTTGATACGAGTGACCTTCGGTAgccacatttttattattattttttttaacaatgcaaAGTAATGCTTAGACAAAACTAGTCTGGattcaataattaatactataaacTCTTTCTGTTTTGTCTCATTAAGAGACGGGTCTTGTGCCCCAAGCCACAAACAAATGTTAGTATGGTACTATGGAATGCAAACGATACGGAATCAAGCGCTACATTTTTTCAGGAAGActatcttttaataaatataacggtTTCATAAATCGTATATTGCCTCTAATCACAAAACTCAAACATTGAGTGGATATCTTATGCTTTTATATAGATCAAATACTTTCTTCTTTCAATTGTATGTCCACTTACTAATTTCTAAGATGGTgtgaatttttgtttgtttgaccccccgttgaaatttatataaggtAATTcgcaataattgaaataataaccGCTTCGAATATATGATTACACCGAACATTGTgtggaaaaaaaaagttaataaaaaaaacaattataagtcGATAACTTCTTATTTTCATAATTGTAAGTAAAATGTTCGCTGTTGTCCTTTCATAAGAAAAATTGTCAATTTCCCGAACTGActcataaaaaagatatataatataaaattatctgcaTATATCATTCTCATGGAAAAGCATAAATCATAGCTTATTACGCACCATACttgtaatatacttattttgtaaaaagtatGAACGACTATAGCATGGCTACGACTATGTACGactgttgataaaataaaatattcatttattaaacatattgtatttctatttaaattaaaatccaaTCCAAATCTTTGATTTgctgttctatttttataatatttgaactgCGTTCggtataattacaaattttatttgagcGTAAGTagacgtacatatatatattcctgATTGCGTTTCACAAACACTTCGGTCGAAATAAATGTTGCTATTTAAACCTTCGATAGTTAAAACTAATAACGCTACGCGTTTTGATCTGAGGTCTGGATATACTTTTTAGTAAAATCCTCAATAAAAGTAAGGCATGAGATTTTATTCTTCAACTAATTCATTTTAGTGACCCCTTATATTAGCTGGTACTGGATTTTTTTGTTTAGCTTATCTTCCTAATTTATTCCATATATGCTCTATCGAGTATTGGTTAGCTCTGACAAGCGTGCTGGATACTCCATAACGTCAATTTTAACATAGATAAGTTATTCCGATACTGTCGCTGCTTAATGTGGCCGagcattattattgattataagaGAATTATCCCCAATTTAGAAGGCAAAAGTCTTTAACATATCGTGCCTGTCAGGCccacaattaataatataatatcctgggacatttttcacacacggccatctgatcccaaattaagcctgtacaaagcttgtgctatagaaaccagacaactgatatactacatatactacttttcttttgtaaatacatacttatatagataattacacccagactcaggacaaacagacatgttcatgcacacaaatgtctgtcctgggtgggaatcgaacccacaaccttcggcgtgaaaggcaagtgttctaccaaccacgccaaccggctctaaTTTTTAGAAACTGTCTTTAAAGGCTTTTCTTCTCTAACAATTATATCTTGAGCATATCTTTCCAAGGAATTCTCCATACTTTGACCCTTTTATCGTTCAAAATTAGCATACGACAAAAATGAGATTTATCTGTGAACAGCATTTGCCTGCCTGAAAGTAAATGTAATGTAGTAGCTAAGTGTTATTCAGTcgtattatctatattttttaatggctTTGGTGCCCCAAGAGTATTCGAAGTACTATTTCATTGCACAGTGCTCACATTTTCTGGCTTTAAAGCTGTCCTCTCTCGCCATTACTACGTTTTTGCGACCTTGCCCTTAAAGTTTCGTATCCTCCCTAATCCTATCGGTTAACATTGCGAAAAATGGCAGACTTGAAAACTTGTAAAGTTTGAACCACTTCCTATAAATTTTTGGTTCGTAAGACTTGTGTTCGTCGagatttatctttatttctttaattaataaattggtCATATAGcaatgagatttttttaatctaattacttttttagaatttgtaaaaagtttaaaatctttttttttttacttttctctTTTAATACCTAATGCATAAATTAGTGATATTTTTCAGGCGTGAATAAGGTACTTGctagaaaaaaaacaagttattttaattattttgaaaacaaatgtGTAATTACAATAGCTAAAATAAGAAACATAGgtaaaatgttacttttaaaacGATG
Protein-coding sequences here:
- the LOC126781183 gene encoding pyruvate kinase-like: MALPWHIPLEAISSLKENERPIESSLLLHYCNLNIHKNPCEELQSGLMCEIGMNNKEPSVIQRLIASGMTVARLNLRDLEPDASAQLIQSIRQAVFNYSTELEYVYPLALIVDVRGPDIVTGDLKGGPHTMIELVQNEIIRLTTDPSWRECGTIDCLFIGYDHLTELHPSDIIYIDSLTSGKIKLSVLEVGDDSIECNILSGGTIGAKMTVRITKVPNDVDTGNKKNLENFDLISSDSSQQPFEYMEDQIAWAVAFDIDAVLVPNAQNSQDIRYVRNILSEKGKHILVFACIDSVVGLDNIDILLSEADGIYIDKCVLSTDLPVEKIFIAQKVILAKCNYAGKPCICKAVINEQIPTLCVTDIANLVLDGADVLSLEIHYDSPLKKISPSFDAFRMAEHCIAAAAVICRQAESIVWQPKTYGNLKLMQNTLEEPSKAVCVTAVELAMRSQAVVIICLTNSGRTAKILSHAKPACPIVAVTRSCHAARQLRFWRGIRAMHYFEDAKNTWILEVENRIHSALDYCKAKRMLCAGDAYVVVTSFRRGVGYCDSVRLLYASARDTVFVE